The following proteins are encoded in a genomic region of Flammeovirga pectinis:
- a CDS encoding ABC transporter ATP-binding protein: METENKIISANKLTKKFGDFKAVNEITFDVKKGEIFGFLGANGAGKSTAMKMLTGLLSPTSGEATVAGFDVFTQQEEIKKNIGYMSQKFSLYDDLTLLENIHFFGGIYGLSKDELKERSSDMIQRLGLSDVSHKLLKEVPLGWKQKIAFSVATLHHPKVVFLDEPTGGVDPITRRQFWELIYEASDSGTTVFVTTHYMDEAEYCNRISMMVEGRIAGYGSPKELKKEFNAKNMDEVFVKIARGDNYTIK; this comes from the coding sequence ATGGAGACTGAAAATAAAATTATATCAGCCAATAAGTTAACCAAGAAATTTGGGGATTTTAAGGCGGTAAATGAAATCACTTTTGATGTAAAAAAAGGTGAGATATTTGGTTTTCTAGGCGCTAATGGTGCAGGAAAAAGTACAGCTATGAAAATGCTTACAGGACTCCTATCACCCACTTCTGGAGAAGCTACCGTTGCAGGTTTTGATGTATTTACACAACAAGAAGAAATTAAAAAGAATATTGGCTATATGAGTCAGAAATTCTCTTTATATGACGATCTAACTCTACTGGAAAACATTCATTTCTTTGGTGGAATTTATGGTTTATCAAAAGATGAATTGAAGGAAAGGAGTAGTGATATGATCCAAAGACTTGGTTTATCTGATGTATCTCATAAATTACTTAAAGAAGTACCTCTTGGATGGAAGCAAAAAATTGCATTTTCTGTGGCTACTTTACATCACCCTAAAGTTGTTTTCCTAGACGAACCTACTGGAGGTGTTGACCCTATTACCAGAAGGCAATTTTGGGAATTAATATATGAGGCAAGCGATTCTGGAACTACTGTTTTTGTTACCACACATTATATGGATGAAGCAGAATACTGTAATAGAATATCTATGATGGTGGAAGGAAGAATTGCAGGTTATGGATCTCCTAAGGAATTAAAAAAGGAATTTAATGCCAAAAATATGGATGAGGTTTTTGTAAAAATTGCACGTGGTGATAATTACACTATCAAATAA
- a CDS encoding ABC transporter ATP-binding protein: MSVIEVKDLKKSYGKKDIVEALKGISFNVEQNEIFGLIGPDGAGKTTLIRILASLMVADSGSATVIGKDPKVDYQYIRNNIGYMPGRFSLYEDLSVKENLEFFATTFGTTIAKSYDLIKDIYQQIEPFNDRKAGDLSGGMKQKLALCAAMIHYPKVLFLDEPTTGVDPVSRKEFWNIIKGLNKHNITIVVSTPYMDEADLCDKVALMNNGEILGIDTPENVAASFNKKLYAVEVGGSNYHLIKSLRKYEFMDSVFPFGELLHYTDKRATDIKGDLKDFLEKEGYKNIFIQEIKSNTEDVFIRLMNAQKK, from the coding sequence ATGTCAGTTATAGAAGTTAAAGACCTTAAAAAATCCTATGGTAAAAAAGACATTGTAGAAGCATTAAAGGGGATTTCTTTTAATGTAGAGCAAAATGAAATCTTTGGATTAATAGGGCCCGATGGAGCAGGTAAAACTACCTTAATTAGAATATTAGCTTCGTTAATGGTTGCTGATAGCGGCTCTGCTACTGTAATAGGAAAAGACCCTAAGGTAGATTACCAATATATTAGAAATAACATTGGATACATGCCGGGTAGATTCTCTCTCTATGAAGATTTGAGTGTAAAAGAGAACTTAGAATTTTTTGCTACAACTTTTGGTACTACAATAGCCAAGAGTTATGATTTAATTAAAGACATCTATCAACAAATAGAACCTTTTAACGATCGTAAAGCCGGAGATCTTTCAGGAGGCATGAAACAAAAATTAGCACTTTGTGCTGCAATGATTCACTATCCTAAAGTCTTATTTTTAGATGAGCCTACTACAGGTGTAGACCCTGTTTCTAGAAAAGAATTTTGGAACATTATTAAAGGATTAAACAAACATAATATCACAATAGTGGTCTCTACTCCTTACATGGATGAAGCAGATTTATGTGATAAAGTAGCATTAATGAACAATGGTGAAATTCTTGGAATTGACACGCCTGAAAATGTAGCGGCATCATTTAATAAGAAACTTTATGCCGTTGAAGTAGGTGGCTCTAATTATCATCTTATAAAATCTTTAAGAAAATATGAGTTTATGGACAGTGTTTTCCCTTTTGGTGAGCTACTGCACTATACAGATAAGAGAGCCACTGATATAAAAGGTGATCTTAAAGATTTTCTTGAAAAAGAAGGGTATAAAAATATCTTTATTCAAGAAATTAAGTCGAATACAGAAGATGTATTTATTCGTTTGATGAACGCTCAAAAGAAATAG